A region of the Parasteatoda tepidariorum isolate YZ-2023 chromosome 7, CAS_Ptep_4.0, whole genome shotgun sequence genome:
tttcctgctccgctcgcttccgtgctctgtaatcacggtaatattatgcatttttcNTAATTTGAgcaaaaagaaagatatatcTTATAATACGCAAAAAGAAAGACACATTTTGTAATCAAtaagcatgaaataaaaaataaattgattagtttggaaaagcatattttaatttaataaaaatgtttaatcgtATCAAACCGTAAGTAAAAATACCACTGAGTTGATACGACGAATTTACCACTTAATTTTCAGGCtatttactgttttaatttaaaaaaggatttatatACAATAcggaaacaaaaattacaaaattgttttttgctcatcactcaaaatttttacatgacatttatttttgacaatttatatCACCCTTGCTGTTGTGATCCTTAGTTTAGTAACATACAGCATATAGAGTATTACACAAAATGTTTAATCGTTTTGCAAGTTCTTCAATACAATTCGCAAATTTCCAGTTGTAAGTCGAATTGAAATGCACAACAACCacaaatgaatatattaaagggataatccataaaatattaaaaagtgtcACTTGAACCcctcttttttacttataattattgtttcttaacACTTTGACAATTCAAAACCTTATAATCCtcaaaaatgtataagaaaagtaaaaagaagTGGCAAAATAATGCAGTGCAGGATCTCACGAAAGAAAAATGGTGAAATACATGTTCTCGCAAAGATAAAATAATGGAAgcaaaatgttatttgaaaaaaaaaatattgttggaCAGAATCTCCTATTTTCAAAACactatagtaattaaaaattgcatttactgTTACATCTCATACAAACAAAGTTTTGTTCGTAAGTCAAGCCAGTGGTACTGCgaatttttctggaaaaaaattgaacaacaaaaaaaaatttatcttattttctacttacgcatataatattcataaaaatgtttcagtaaaagctttaaattttgtttatatttctagCATtcggtgaaaatatttttaaaatatatcaaatgtgTTAGAACTAAGATTTACGCGATGTCAAGTCTAGTAATTCGTCACACAttcaagtttaattaataactatatatttatgcgccttaaaagttcttaaacacACTCTTAGGGAgggaaaatttattctttaagaaGCGTGACTCTTGTTTTGAATGTTGCAGTTTTAGATTAAGTCTCTACAAAAATACTTTCTCCTCCAGAATATTCCTCCTCCTCTTAACAAGTCCTTTATGTACGTACTTCGAGTCACAAATTGAATTGAGTCTATTATTAGAGTCAACGCAGCTTTTCGTAATAAATAAACGAATGAACTAATAAAGTGCAAAAGTTTGTAGAAGATTACTCaactcttaaaattaattattggaaGGCCAAGTATCCGAAGGACTGATTTTGGAAACTTTgctattatgaaatatttcgtttaaaaagcTCTTCAACTGAGCGTTGTGaatgctatttaaaaagtaatgatttgAATTTCTCCGttcctaaattatttaaagagagTAATGAACCTTGAAACAATATTGTTTCCTTATTTTCATCTTACagcatattaaataataacaatattcaaaaccatttttaaatctaCGTCGTAAacattaattgcaattttttaattaaacgcaTGCTTCCACACGTATAGCCTCGCTTTAAGAAGACAAATATGTGTCAGGCAATAATACATGTGCCAGTGCTTAACAACTATAACTTGCTTACATAAAACTtgcttaacaattttttttgcatgaaaaactGCGTAAAATACAACTTAAGCATGACAATTGAGAGGCACATTTATTAACTCGACAATTAGTTTAATGTTGGCTATTAAATTCCCTGTCAaaacaaaatgctaaaatatataattaccaaaaatataaattccaaaaatccATTTACGAAAATTCTTCTACACTTTACGCATGCATATTTACAGTCATGAAAGAGTGTAAAAACAACTTATACTCgactatttataaatacatcttttaatttatcaatcaGTTCAGTGCTAGTGCTTTATGACTAATACTTGTAGTGGGAGGTCAAAAAACCCTATTGCGTGAAACTTTACCCGTACATTTGCTTGCATGAAAAACTActctaaaaaactatttatgcaGGACTATTTTGAAACATACTTATTAATTTGACGGTTAGTCAccattaaattcttttacacTTTACGCATGCATATTTACTTTCATGAAAGAGTGTAAAAAGAACTTATAGTCGACTATTCAGAAATacatcttttaatttaacaataagttcAGCACTATTGCTTCATGGTTAAAAATTGGAGAGGAAGGTTAAAAAACACTATTGTGTGaaactttattcatttatttacttgcaTAAAAAATGgctacaaaaaattgtttatgcaCGGCTATTTAGAAACTTACTTATTCATTTAACAGTTATTTCAGTGCTAATGCTTAATGACAAAACCTATCGAGGAAACAAGaagattaaaaatctttttacgcGCACTTTTGCGTgcaatatggagaaaaataaacaattcaaaattatcttaataacttttaatgtaatgatCAGATCTTTCACGTACGGAGACTCATTCTTAACAGACACGCAgcttatgataattaatttgtgtagccgatatttgaagttacgaaatcagatacaaaaacgcaCTCTTTCTGAAAAAAACGCACGCATTTTTTCGACGATTTAGATTTACTCATTAATGTAAATGGCTCTTTTCAAGGTCAACTGTTTGGTCACGTGGTGTAGGATTATCTCATTTTATAGCGTTACATGCACTGATAGAAATTTCACCAAATATTGGTCAAATATCAATTAATGTAattgttatttcaccatattcaaacaaaaccgTGAAATAAGCATGAATAAGATGGTACTCAAACTGTtaactacgaaaaaaaaacatttatgctaTACCATTACTAACCTTTAAAACCACTTCCGCCTAGTACAGTAAAACAACCAGAGTTTTGATAGGAAAAGAGTAGTAAATCTTACCTTGTAAAGGCGATGAGTACGATAAATGGCTGAAAATAGGTTCtttgaaattgtttcatttGTAAATGAGTTAAACTAGCATCATtgaatatagaaatttaatgatgcatttcgacaaaacatttttacaagcAGTGAGGAAGCAAAAAACTGCTCAATCAGTTGACGATACacaaagagaaattaaaatctgaaaaacaaagtgtattaaaatataacattaatattcaGACCTTGAAAGCGTACAATGCGATGAGAGTCACATGACATGAAAGTTTCAGTTCTCAAAAACTACACTTCCTGGTTGTAAAATATAGCTTCAGATATAATTTTATCCAACAGGTTTTATAACACCAACTAGGCCCatctaatgaagccacttagttccttgcagctgggtacatattatagccaagAGAAATGGTCTGTCCATCTCGTGACTGACTGAACGAGATTTCGAGTCCCAAtgttgacaccaaaatatttttgcattctcttcaacacatgaagagtttccagtgtcctgtactccccaatttgtgaccatATACTTTGGTctttattaccagaatttaatttttttttaccagaaatgtcattactatgcagtatggtaattttaccagaatttttctcCCTGTAAAAATAAAGCTAGGTCGCGAGAATAAAGTTCAATTTTGTTGCTCTATTCAAGTTGTCTAGCTTCATCTTTGCAATTagttcttcttcttctttagaACGACAGCCTCTtacaggccttggctgcctcaaccacACGTAGCCTCCAACGCCTCATGTCCATGGCAACTTTTTTGCAATTAGTTATGctcaataaaaacataactgaATAAAGATATGCCATTttcctttgtttatttttcatctttgaaaaaaaaattttaattttttaaagttatttcaaacttaaaaatttggagaaaactaggtgaagaaaaatattaaaagaggtatttttttcttcgaactAGTAAGCTcgattataaagataaaaagaatatatctcAGTGTGGTCTAAAAGTTTGTAATACAACTCAACACTTTTTCGATCATTTGTCaacttaacaataaataaataaattattcctaaTATGGGATCACAATGGAACAAACAAGTTTTACAATTGTGAGCAAAACATGCTTtgattcatttcattaaaagcaaATTGCAAAGTTGTAGAATATCATTGATCTCGTACAAATGAACACTTTGTGAACattaatggaaagaaaaaacaagcaCTAAAAAGGATTTGTTTGTCTgagtttacaaaaaattacagattttaaagTGTTACAAACAGTAAGGGAAATTtaagcttataaaaattaagtagataaaataaaagtatcttGTGATAACTAGCTTTCTTTTGTCTTCGTTTGTTTTGTCTCGTCACAAGGTAGAAAATTACAAGAATACAAATACGCAGTTAAACTGTTTTTTGGTCGCAAAGTTATCTCTTTGTGTTACGATTAATTCAATTATGCTTTTCAACTTCAAAACTCTATTTAATTCTTGTTTTGCTTATATGATACCatttacgagaaaaaaaaagtttactctGTAGTACTCAACCATGCGGCGCTGTAATTAATATGTTATCTTATAACGCTAGCCTTTTTACTGTACCAAGACGCACATTTTATGTGTATAGTTGAAGCCATTCGAATGTGAGAGAGAAATACAGACTTTAATAGACATCctttataatgtaattaaaaatatgcaattatgaagagccaaaatatattaaacagttattttttattatttccaggTAGTCTTCGTACTCATTATCAGCACACACTTAAGTCATTGTAATGAGCTTAAGAACCATCATCCTAATCATCGTCACAGCCTAATGACGATGAGTGACCTTGCGAATCACTGGGTTGGAATTCCAAAATCACCTTATGTACACTTTTCGTCTGCTATCACCCCAACCACACTCGTAGTTACTCCACCACCAACATCTTCACCAATAAGCATAAAGAAGATGTCTAGGCCGAGTTCCAAaccaaaaaaggtaaaaaatgaagaaaaaatacgaCGCAGATCTGATAATAACAATACAAGAAAGAAAGACAAGCACTATTACGATGATTTTGATGACCAACCTGATTACGATTATGATTATGATAACTATGCACCACCCTATTCAAGAGTAACGCCACCACCATCACAGTATGTCATCAGAGGCTCAACGTCACCAAAGACCATGTATATGAATCCGTCAGAATCGTCACCAtctgttaacaaaatttttgcagCTGTACCAAAAGTAGCAACCTATGTTGTACCATCATCTAAGACATACGTGGTCCGACGAGTCAAATCAGAGGCTGTATACATACCTCCTTCTGATCAAGTTGCTTACGTGTCACCCAGTAAGGGAGGCGTGAGAAGACAGGATCCCTTAGATTATGATGATAATCCTTCTGGTGCGTCTTATTTAGGGCCTCGAAACAGTTTTCCACCAAGACCtgtcatgaataaaataacaggTCCTGGGCAAAGACAACCATGTCATGGTCCAGAATGCCATCAGCACCACAAAGGATTGGTGAGGTTTTATTGGCGAAGAGTAATCTATCCTCCTGGTGCAGATGGTAGAAGAAGAAGACCATCTAGATTTCGAAATAGAAGACGATCCAGAGATCGTGCAAGATCCCCATCTGACCAAACGGAAACATTTACGTCTGACGAAGAGGATGACCAAGAAGAGTCAGAAGAAGACATTGATCAGGAAGAAGATCCTGATGAGAACAATGATGAAGAAGAAGCTGAAGACACTAGAAATTGGAGACAAGCATGGCGGCCTGGCAGAGCTTACGGGCATGATTTAGATGAGGGCAAGTATTATGAAAATGGCAAAAGGACATACAGAGACAAAAGGTTTGCTAATCGAGGAAGGAGTAGACCAAAGTTtgcttactaaaatattaatatcctCTTACTTCTCAAAACAAAACTGAGGTTTCATTAGAACATatgttacattaatatttatttgatttcatcCTACTCAGAAGTGTGAGTTGAATCGaacaaattctgaaataaataacatcTATTATCTAAAGtgattgaatattaatttagttttctcagagtgatttttttcttaagaattctGCGAAAGATTCGGAttaacacgaagaaaaaaattattaaagatatacATTTAGTATACTTAAACCGTATGATACGATTACTAAGTACTAAGCGATCAGATATCTCAACTTATTTGGAACAGATcgaaattatgcaaataaaaagtaCAGTAAAAACAAggtttaacttataaaaaaagtttcatccAGCGAAGAAATGTTATTCTCTTTTTAGTAAGTGTAAAAAATCGCACAATTTCTCGCGTCTAATTTCGGTTGAAAaaggaatggaaaaaaaatggaggGGAATCGACTTAAATATTACTATCAAGGCAAATGAGACACTTTTACCGATgaatttttaacactaaatcAAATGACATCACGTTCGAGACGATGGAATTTTATAGTTAGTTGTATTATAGTTTAATGCACCGAAAATACTATCTTTGATTACTACTTATTTTGCATCTAACTTTGCTATCCAGAAAAATGAAGTATTGTTTCACAGACATT
Encoded here:
- the LOC107451529 gene encoding uncharacterized protein isoform X2, coding for MVMRNFGFKNLVKVVFVLIISTHLSHCNELKNHHPNHRHSLMTMSDLANHWVGIPKSPYVHFSSAITPTTLVVTPPPTSSPISIKKMSRPSSKPKKVKNEEKIRRRSDNNNTRKKDKHYYDDFDDQPDYDYDYDNYAPPYSRVTPPPSQYVIRGSTSPKTMYMNPSESSPSVNKIFAAVPKVATYVVPSSKTYVVRRVKSEAVYIPPSDQVAYVSPSKGGVRRQDPLDYDDNPSGASYLGPRNSFPPRPVMNKITGPGQRQPCHGPECHQHHKGLVRFYWRRVIYPPGADGRRRRPSRFRNRRRSRDRARSPSDQTETFTSDEEDDQEESEEDIDQEEDPDENNDEEEAEDTRNWRQAWRPGRAYGHDLDEGKYYENGKRTYRDKRFANRGRSRPKFAY
- the LOC107451529 gene encoding uncharacterized protein isoform X1, which translates into the protein MFLWRSVTNMVLTLTRIKIRSSGPVIGFTNCQSEVVFVLIISTHLSHCNELKNHHPNHRHSLMTMSDLANHWVGIPKSPYVHFSSAITPTTLVVTPPPTSSPISIKKMSRPSSKPKKVKNEEKIRRRSDNNNTRKKDKHYYDDFDDQPDYDYDYDNYAPPYSRVTPPPSQYVIRGSTSPKTMYMNPSESSPSVNKIFAAVPKVATYVVPSSKTYVVRRVKSEAVYIPPSDQVAYVSPSKGGVRRQDPLDYDDNPSGASYLGPRNSFPPRPVMNKITGPGQRQPCHGPECHQHHKGLVRFYWRRVIYPPGADGRRRRPSRFRNRRRSRDRARSPSDQTETFTSDEEDDQEESEEDIDQEEDPDENNDEEEAEDTRNWRQAWRPGRAYGHDLDEGKYYENGKRTYRDKRFANRGRSRPKFAY